The genomic region CGCAGATCCGCGACGCCGTCCTCCGCCTCGAGGACATGGGCGTGGACATCCTGTTCAACTGGGACCACTTCTATCCGCTCTCGGGCGACCCCGACGGGCTGCACTTCGAGGGCTGGACGATGCTCGCCGCGTGGGCCGAGCTGACCGAGCGGGTCGAGTTCGGCGCGCTCGTCAACTGCAACAGCTACCGCAACCCCGATCTGCAGGCCGACATGGCCCGCACGATCGACCACATCTCGGCGAAGGACGGCGGCACCGGGCGCTTCATCTTCGGCACCGGCTCGGGCTGGTTCGAGCGCGACTACGACGAGTACGGGTACGAGTTCGGCACCGCGGGATCGCGGCTCGACGATCTGGCCGAGGGCCTTCAGCGCATCGAGAAGCGATGGGACGTGCTCAATCCCGCTCCCACGCGCGACATCCCGATCCTGATCGGCGGCGCCGGCGAGCAGAAGACCTTGCGCCTCGTCGCGCGCCACGCCGACATCTGGCACAGCTTCGTGAGGCCCGAGGGGCTTGCGCACAAGCTCGACGTCATCGAGCGGTGGGCCGAGAAGGAGGGGCGCGACACGTCGGACCTCATCGTCTCCAACGAGCTGCAGAGGCGCGGCGTGGATGCCGCAGAAGCGCTCTTCGACGGCGGCACGCGCCTGTTCACGCTCGGCTTCCCCGGACCCGACTTCGACTTCGACGTCGTGCAGGGCTGGCTGGACTGGCGCGACGCCAAGAACGCCGGCTGACGTTCCGTTCTCGACCTGCCCGAGCCGATCGTCGATCCCGGCCTCCCCGACGGATGGACGACCCCGGTTCGCGGGGGCGACGACGTTATCCACAGTTCCCCGTCGACCGGCATGCGGGCGATGGGTGCGCCTATCATGTCGTCATGAGCATGGACCCCGTCCTGAGCCACGGCGGTCCGACGGGCCCCGGGGCCACGGCGCATCCGAAGAACCACGGCAGCGCGAGCGACGACTTCGCGGTTCGCCCGCGCCGCGGAACGCCCGACCACCGGCGCTGGATGGTGACGGCGATCCTGCTCGGCGGGCTGCCCGTGGTGACCCTCCTGGTCGGGGTCGGCTCCATGAGCGCGTACGACGTGTACTTCGCGGGCGGCGACCCGCTGTGGAGTCAGATCGGAAGCGTGCTCGGGTTCCTCCAGATCCTCCTCGCGGTCGTGGCGTTCCTCGCCCTCCTGGGCCCCCGTACCCGGGTCACCGGCATCGCGACCCTGGTTCTGGCGGCCATCTTCAATTCGTGGACGATGGCGCTCCTGCCGCTCGTGTTCCTCGGCGGGCGCTGATGAGCACCATGACGCAGACGCCGCCGCAGACCCACGACGAGCATTCCGCGGCTCCTGCCCCGATGCGCGCGCGCACGCTGCTGTCGGCCGCGATCGTGATCGGTGCACTGTCGGTCGTCGCCCTGGCCCTCGATGCCGGCTGGGTCGTGGGGGTCATCCTGACCCTCGCCGCTCTCGCCGTGATCGTCGTCGGCCCGTTCATCGCGATGCGGCGCCGCTCTCTCGTCGTGGCACCGCTCGCCATCGCGCTCGTCTCGCTGCTGAACCCCGTGATCCTCGGCGCTGTGTCGGCGCACGTGACGAATCTGATCGGCGTCGTGACCCTGCAGCGCGGAATCGTGCTGTGGGGCGCCTACCCCGGCATCGCCGGGTGGGATGCCCCCGACGAACTGACCGTGGTCGACCCGGGCGCGCTCGCCCGGCAGACCCAGGACGTCACGCGCGGCGTCGTCGACGAGCTCTCGAGCGCGTACGGCTGGTCGTGGTCGATCGGCGACTCGGTGGGCGGCACGCGATCCATCGCGAACGGCTTCGGCGGGCAATCGGTGTTCGTGCGGGTCGACTCCGCGCGCTGGACGACGGCCGACTTCGACGGGTCGCAGGAACAGGCGGACGCGCTGCTGACCGCGATGCAGACCGCGGCGGGCGAGCTGGGCCTGACGACCGTCGGCGACGCGATCGACGCGGAGTCGGGAGGCGAAGCCACGTGGTCAGATGGTCGGGGCGGCATCCTGACCCTCGCGTACGACGGCTCGGAGGCGTCGTTCTGGTACACAGGGGGCCCGTTCTCGACGGTCTCGACCGAGGAGTACGCCGCTCTGCTCGAGCCCTACGCGGGCCTGGATCAGCCCGACCCGATCGTCGAGCCCGATCTGCCCTGACCGCGGGCCGTCGCCGCACTCCGGCATCCCGTTCGGCTCGTCTCGCGTGGCTTGCGTATGCAACCGCCGACACGAGACGAGCTTCACGAGCGGAGCGTATGCGCTCGGTCACTGCATATGCACCGGACGGGACTCGCGCGGCATCTGGCATCGGAGGATGCCCGACCGCGACCACATCGTGCGCTGGGCTTTCCGCAAGCGCCACCAGGACCGGGACGAGGTGCCGCCGCTCGAGGCGCGTCATCCCGACCTCGTCGTGGTGCGCCTGCGGACTCCGGCGCAGGTCGAGCGGTGGGTCGACGGTCCGCTGCGGGACGCCCTCGCCGCCCGCTGAGACGACGGGCTCAGCGGTATTCGGGATTGGCCGCGTCGAAGCCGAAGTGCTCGCCCCGATCCCAGGCCTTGCGCACGTTTCCCCATGCCGGCAGGCCTCCGGCGTCCTTGAGCATGCGCGCGGTGTGCAGCAGGTTCCACGTCATGAACGTGGTGTTGCGGTTGGTGAAGTCGCTCTCGGGACCGCCCGACCCGGGATCGAGGTAGCTCGGGCCCGGACCGATGGCCCCGATCCACCCGGCGTCGGCGTTCGGCGGGATCATGAACCCGATGTGCTGGAGGGCGTAGAGGATCGAGCTCGAGGCGTGCTTGACGCCGTCTTCGTTGCCGGTGATGATCGCGCCGCCGGTCTTGCCGTAGTAGATGTACTGGCCGTCGTCGTTGAGCAGTCCGCTCATCGAGTACAGGCGCTCGATGATCTTGCGGGTCTGCGATGAGTTGTCGCCGAGCCACAGCGGTCCGCCGACGACGAGGATGTCGGCCGCGGCGATCCTCGGCCAGATCTCGTCCGGCCAGGCATCCGTCTTCCAGCCGTGCTCGCGCATGTCGGGATAGACCCCCGACGCGACATCGTGGTCGACGAAGCGGATGCCGTCGACGGCGACGCCCTGCGACCGCATCAGGTCCATGCTGTGGTCCATCAGGCCCTGGGTATGGCTCAGCTCAGGGCTCGGCTTCAACGTGCCGTTGATGAAGACGGCCCTCAGGTCGTCGTATGCGGCGGGTGCGCCATCGAGTCCGCTCATGGCGCGACTCTACGCCCGTGCGTCCCGCCGCGGCATGACGAAGCGGTGACGGCGGATGCCGGTCCTGCCCGCATCCGTGAGGCGCCGTGGAGGCCGGGCGCTCGTGCGGTAGCGTCGGTCGCGGCCGACGGCGCCCGACCACTGCATGCGCCGGGGCGACGAGGAGGTGGCCATGTCCGCGTCTCCTGCCACGGAGCCGGCGACGACCGACGCGCGGGGTCTGCGCGGATTCGTCCGCAGGAACCGCGACGACCTGTGGCTCGAGCTGATCGGCGGCGTCATCCTCGCCCTCGTCGTGTCGTTGGTGATGTTCGCGATCGACCAGGCGAGTTCGGATTCGCGCGAAGCCCATGCCGAGTCCCTGTCGAACTCGATCTTCGTGCGCGAGGCCGTCATGGGCGGAAACGACCTGCTGCCGTTCTCGGCGCTGAACCTGCAAGGCGCGCAGCTGAGCGGGTTGGAGCTCGCCGGAGCCGACTTCTCGGATGCCGATCTGCGCGACGCCGAGCTCAAGCGCAGCGACCTGACCGGCGCGAATCTCGTCGAAGCCGACCTGGCCGGTGCCGACCTCGCCGGCGCGGTGCTCGCGGGCGCGGACCTCACCGAGGCCCGCATGGACGGCACGGAGGTCAGCGGCGTCGACTTCACCGGCGCGACGCTCACCGACGCGGACCTGACGCTCGCGTTCTACGTCGCCGGCGAGCCGCCGGTGGGGCTGGCCGACATCGGTCTGTTGCGGGTCGCCCCGGCATCCGACACCGACGACTGAGAGCCCGTCGCGGGCGCCGCCGGCACCGGCTTCGCCCGCAGGGCAGCGGCGGGCGCACGAAGCCCCGGCGGATGACGCCGTGCGGCGACGGGCCGCGCGTAGGCTGACCTGGTGAGCGTTTCCGAGTTGTTCGACCCGAGTGAGTGGACGCCGGCGCCCGGCGCCGAGGAGTACACCGACATCACGGCCCACGTGTCGACCGACGGGCGCATCGCCCGCATCGCGTTCGACCGGCCCGCGGTGCGCAACGCCTTCCGCCCGCACACGGTCGACGAGCTGTACCGCGCGCTCGACATCGCCCGGCAGGACCCGAAGGTCGGCGTGGTGCTCCTCACCGGCAACGGCCCGAGCCCCAAGGACGGCGGGTGGGCCTTCTGCTCCGGCGGCGACCAGCGCATCCGCGGTCGCGACGGCTACAAGTACTCCGAGGACGAGTCCGCCGTCCACGACCCGGCCCGTGCCGGGCGCCTGCACATCCTCGAGGTGCAGCGGCTCATCCGCTTCATGCCCAAGGTCGTCATCGCGGTGATCCCGGGCTGGGCGGCCGGCGGCGGACACTCGCTGCACGTCGTGTGCGACATGTCGATCGCGTCGGCCGAGCACGGCCGGTTCAAGCAGACGGATGCCGACGTCGGATCGTTCGACGCCGGCTACGGCTCGGCGTACTTCGCCCGCCAGATCGGGCAGAAGTTCGCTCGCGAGGTGTTCTTCCTCGCCGAGGAGTACTCCGCCCAGCGCGCCTACGAGATGGGCGCTGTCAACCGCGTCGTGCCGCACGCCGACCTCGAGCGCGAGGCCGTCGCGATGGCCCGCACGATCCTCACCAAGTCGCCCACCGCCATCCGCATGCTCAAGTTCGCCTTCAACGCCGTCGACGACGGGATGGTCGGCCAGCAGGTGTTCGCCGGCGAGGCCACGCGCCTCGCCTACGGCACGGATGAGGCCGTCGAGGGGCGCGACGCGTTCCTGCAGAAGCGCGACCCCGACTGGTCGCCCTACCCGTGGCACTTCTGAGCCCGTGAAACTCGAGCCGATCACCGCCGACGATCCCCGCGAGATCACCGCACGCCTGCGCGATGCGCTGGACGGCACGGGCCCCGCGCTGGGACTCGGGCTGGTGCGTCCCCGGGCCGTCGAGGCGCCGCACGGCACGGCCGTCGTCGTGACGACCTCCGGCTCGACCGGCATCCCCAAGAGCGTCGTCCTGAGCGCCGACGCGCTCACCGCGAGCGCGCACGCGACCGCGGCGCGCGTGGGCGAGGGGTCGTGGCTGCTGGCTCTGCCGGCGGGCTATGTCGCCGGCCTGCAGGTTCTGGTGCGCTCGATCCTCGCCGGGCGCGAGCCGACGGTGCTCGAGGACGCCTTCACCCCCGAGCGGTTCGCCGACGCCGCGCTGATGATGGTGCGCGGCCCGTTGGGCGGCTCGACGGCGACCTACACCTCGCTCGTCCCCGCGCAGCTGACCCGGCTGCTGGATGCGGCCGAGGACGACCGCGCGGTGCTGGCGGCGCTGCGCTCGTTCGAGCAGATCCTCGTCGGCGGACAGGCGCTGCCGCCCGCGACGCTCGAGCGCGCTCAGGATGCCGGGGTGCGGGTCGTGCGGACGTATGGCTCGAGCGAGACCAGCGGCGGATGCGTGTACGACGGTGTCGCCCTCGACGGCGTCGACGTCGCCATCGCCGGCGGCGAGGTGCGCATCGCCGGCCCCACGCTCGCGACCGGCTATCTGGGCGACCCCGAGCTCACGGATGCCGTCTTCGTGCGCGACGCCGACGGTACGCGGTGGTACCGCACGGGCGACGCCGGCATCCTCGAGGACGGCGTGCTGCGCGTGCGCGGACGGCTCGACAACGTCATCGTCTCGGGCGGCATCAACATCTCGCTGGATCGTGTCGAGCACGTCGTCCGCACGATTCCCGGGCTCTCGGGCGCGGTCGTCGTGGGCGTCCCCGACCAGAGATGGGGCGAGGCATCCGTCATCGTCGCCGCCCGCGGCGAGGCGCTGCGACGGCCCGAGGCGACGCAGCTCGAAGAGGCGCGAACAGCGGTAGGCCGCACGGTGGGGGCGCACGCGCGGCCCGCGCGGCTCGTGCTCGTCGACGCGCTGGCGACGCTGCCCTCGGGAAAGCCCGACCGGGAGTCCATACGCCGGGCCGTCGCCGCTCTGCGCTGAGCCGGAGATCCCTCCGCCTAGGGCGGGGGAGCGTCGGGCTCTAGGATGTGCACTCGTGGCAACATCCAGCAAGAAGCGCAAGAAGTCGACTCCGAAGCGTCGCACGCCGCGGGGCAACCCGCAGAAGCCCCAGCAGTCCGCGAGCCCGCGCTCGGTCGCGCCCGCGACCTTCGGGGACTGGGTCGGCGCGGCGCGCCTGCGCACGCTTCCGCTCGCGGTGACGCCGATCCTCATCGGCACGGGCGCGGCGATGATCGTCACCGATGTCATGCACTGGGTCATCGCGCTGGCCTGCCTCGTCGTCGCCGTGGCGCTGCAGATCGGCGTGAACTACGCCAACGACTACAGCGACGGCGTGCGCGGAACCGACGACCACCGCGTGGGCCCGGCGCGCCTCACCGCTTCGCGCAAGGCCAAGCCCCGCACGGTGCTCATCGTCGCGTTCGCGTTCTTCGGGCTCGCAGCGCTCGCGGGGCTGGCGATCACGATCCGCACGCAGCAGTGGTGGCTCATCGCGCTGGGCGCGGTCTGCATCGTCGCGGCGTGGTTCTACACCGGGGGCAAGCGCCCGTACGGCTACGCCGCTCTCGGCGAGGTGTTCGTGTTCGTCTTCTTCGGGCTGGTCGCGACCCTCGGCACGACGTGGGTGCAGGCGTTCGCGCTGCCGCAGGAGGCCTGGTTCGGCGCGGTCGGCGCGGGACTCATCGCGTGCGCGGTGCTGCTGGCGAACAACCTGCGCGACATCTCCCAGGACCGTGAAGCGGGCAAGCGCACCCTGACGGTGCTGATCGGGCGCACCGCCACCCGCTGGCTGTTCTCGATCCTGCTGCTGGGGGCCTTCGCCATCGCCGCCTGGCTCGCGCTGTTCTACCCGATCGCGTGGCTGACCATGCTGGCGCTGCTCGCGGCGCTTCCCGCGATCCTGATCGTGTGGACCTACCGCAACCCGAACGAGCTGGTGGTCGCTCTGGGCCTGACGTCGCTGACGTCCGTGGCCTACGGCGCCTTCCTGTTCTGGGCCTTCATCGGCTGATCAGGAGTCGTCGCGCCGCTCCTCGGCGGGGGCGCTGTCCGCGGTCGCGGTCTGCGCGTCGGACTCCAACGCGTCGGCGGCGGCGTCCTCGTCGTCTTCGTCGCGCCGCGCCGCGCGGGCGGCCTCGCGACGCTCGGCCATACCCGCCGTCACCTCGTCGAGGGGGCGGCGCAGGAACAGCATCGACAGGCTCAGCCCGATCAGCGCGGCGAAGATCGCCGACAGCCAATACAGCTCGCGTCCGATCGGCAGCAGCATCAGGAGGCCGAACGGCACCAGGAAGGCCAGCAGCCGCAACGCCGAATACACCAGGACAGGACGGGCTTTCACCACACCATCGTAATCGGCGCGTCGGCGTCGGTTCGGTCACGACCGGGCCACCAGCTCGCGCGGATGCTTAGGATGGAGACGTGGCACGAGCGCTTGTGATCGGTGCCCTGGTGGCCGCGGCCTTCTGGGTGTACTCCATCGTGGACTGCGCCGTGCAGCATCCCACCCGTCATCGCGGCGTCGGCAAGCCGGCGTGGATCGCGATCGTGGTGCTGCTGCCGGTGATCGGCGGCATCCTGTGGTTCGTCGTGGGTCGGGCGCGCGCCTCGAAGCTGCAGGTGCCGCGCGCGCCGGACGACGACCCGGAGTTCCTGGGCACCATCGGCTCCATCAGCGACCAGGACGAGCGCATCCGTCGCCTGGAGGAGGAGCTCGCGCTCCTGGACGCCGAAGACGACTTCGGTCCGGACGGACCCGCGACGCCGCCGATCTCATCGGCGGGAACCGGCGCGGCCGAGCCGCCGACCAGATCGAACGATCCCGACGACGACGGCCGCGGTCAGCGCGGCGCGCACGGCTGAGCATGTCGGGCCGGTCGCCGGCGGCCGACGCCGCCGCGGCACTGCTGCGCCGTCTGGTCACCCAGGGCGTGCGCCATGTGGTGCTCAGTCCGGGGTCGCGCTCGCAGGCGCTCGCCCTCGTCGCCGCCGAGCTCGAGCGGCGCGGCGACATCGCCCTGCACGTGCGCGTCGACGAGCGCGTCGCCGGGTTCACGGCCCTCGGCATCGGTCGCGAGAGCGGCATGCCGGCCGCCGTGGTGTGCACGTCGGGCACCGCGGCGGCGAATCTGCTCCCCGCCGCGCTCGAGGCGCACCACGCCGGGGTTCCGCTGATCCTGCTGACCGCCGACCGCCCGCCCGAGCTGCGCGGCGTGGGAGCCAATCAGACCACGCGCCAGCCCGGGATGTTCTCCGCGGCGGCGCGGTTCGAGACCGACCTGCCGGTGCCCGATGAGGTCGATCCGATCGGCGACGCCGAGCAGACGGCCATGCTGCGCGACGTGGCCGATCAGGCGCTGGCCGCGGCGCTCGGCGCCGGCCTGTGGTCGGCGGGGCCGGTCCATCTGAACCTGCCCTATCGCGAGCCCCTCAGCGGTCCGCTGCCGGACTGGCCGGCCGACGGCGTGGCCGAGGCGGCACGGCCCCTGGGCTCTCCGCCCGACCTGGTCGAGCGCGACGAGCCCGAGCCCGGCGCTGCGTCCGGTGCGCTCTACCAGGGCGGAGGCGGCATCGGCCAGGCGGACGTGCCGCTCGCGCCTGCCGACGACCCCTTCGTGCTCGAGCGCGGCCCGCGGACGCTCGTCGTGGCGGGCGCGGATGCCGGCGGCGACGCCGAGACGCTGTCCCACCTGGGAGGCTGGCCCCTGGTCGCCGAGATCGTCAGCGGCGCGCGCTACGGACGCCTCGTCGTGCACGGCTATCGCGCGGCGCTCGCCGACCCGGACCTGGGCGGCCGCGTCGAGCGGGCCGTCGTCTTCGGGCATCCGACGCTGAGCCGCGAGGTCGCCGCGCTGCTGAGCCGGGACGACATCGAGGTGGTCGCGGTGCGCGGCCCCGGTGAGCCCCTCAATCTCAACGGTGCGACCGTGGCGGTGGACTCGCTCGCCGTGGCCGCCGGTCCGCCCGACCGGGCGTGGCTGGGCGCGTGGATGACGGCATCGCGTGCGGCGGCGGTCGACCTGTCGGCGCCCGCGCCGGATGCCGCCGGTCTCGCGTCGGCGGTCCCCGAGGAGCGGCTCGGGGCGATCGCGAGCGAGATGGCGGCGATACGCCAGACCGTCGACCGGAGGATGCTCGTCGACGCTGTGTGGCGGGCGACGTGGCCGCACGACCGGCTGGTGTTCGGGTCGTCGCGGCTCGTGCGCATCGCCGACGCCGTGCTGCCCGGCAAGAAGGTTCCCGTGCACGCCAATCGCGGTCTCGCGGGCATCGACGGCACGATCGCGACCGCGACGGGTGTGGCCGTGGCCAGCCAGGCCGCCGGATCGCCGGGGGTCACGCGTGTGCTGCTGGGAGACCTCGCCACCGTGCACGACGCCGGCGCCCTGGCGCTGCCCGAGCGCGAGCAGACGCCGCGCATGCAGGTCATCGTCGGCGACGACGGCGGGGGCACGATCTTCGACACCCTCGAGGTCGCCGACACCGTCGGCGCCGAGACGTTGGACCGTGTGATGTACACGCCGCAGCCGGTGGATTTCGCCGCGCTCGCGGCAGCCTACGGCTGGGAGCACCACGTGGTCACGACGCGCGCGGCACTGGATCAGCTGCTCACCTCGCCGGTCGCGGGCCGCCAGCTCATCGTCGTTCCCCTCGAGCGCTGACACATCGCACGCCCGCGCGCAAGCCTCGGTCGTTCGGGTGGGCGGTCACGTCAGGATGGCACCATGATCGCCAAGAGCCAGAAGAACTGGACCGACGACGTCGCCGAACTGCTGCGGGTGCGCGACGGCTTCGTGCTGTCGGGCGTGGACCCGCGCTCGACACCGGCGTACGACGGGGGCAAGGACGACGGAAAGGACGACCTGTCGTCCGGAGCTGCGGACTTCGAGGAGTACCAGGAGCGCCTGTTCGCCGCGAGCCAGTCCGAGACGACGAGCGGATCCGTGCTGCTGGTGCTGCAGGCGATGGACTCGGCAGGCAAGGGCGGGATCGTCCGCCACGTCGTCGGGGCCGGCAACCCGCAGGGGGTGGACGTCACCGCGTTCAAGAAGCCCACCGAGGAGGAGCTCGAGCACGACTTCCTGTGGCGCATCGCCAAGCACAGCCCGGGCCCGGGACGGATCGCGGTGTTCGACCGCTCCCACTACGAGGACGTGCTGGTGGCGAAGGTGCGCGAGCTCGCGGACCCCGACGAGATCGAGCGTCGCTATGACGCGATCAACGAGTTCGAGAAGACGCTCTTCGAGGCGGGGACCCGCATCGTCAAGGTCATGCTCCACATCTCGTACGAGGAGCAGCGGGACCGGCTGATGGCGCGCCTGGACCGCAGCGAGAAGCAGTGGAAGTTCAACCCGGGTGACGTCGACGAGCGGGTGCTGTGGCCCCACTACATGTCGGCCTACCAGACCGTCTTCGACCGGACATCGACGCCGTATGCGCCATGGCACGTCGTGCCCGCCGACCGCAAGTGGTACGCGCGCCTGGCCGTCCAGAACCTCCTGCTGCAGGCGCTCGACGACATCGACCCGCAGTGGCCGGATGCCGACTACGACATCGCCCAGGAGAGGGCGCGGCTCGCGGCATCCTGAGCGGCGAAGCGGCGGCGACACATCGAGACCCGCCGGCGCGGCGGAACCTCCCTCGGCTCAGCAGGTCTCGCCGCGATGGACGGATCCGACCGGACCGCTGATCACGCCGGTGTCGCCGTGGCGGGCTCGTGGTCGACGGCCCCCTCGTCATCGCGCCTCGCGCGCAGGGTCGCGGATGCCGCCAGTGCCACGGCGAGGAAGGCGGCGGCGGTGTACGCGGCGTACGAGCTGGCCGCGGTGAAGCTCTCGGCGGCGGCGTCTCCGGCGGCGGTGGTCGCGGGTGCGGCACGCAGTCCCGGGATCGCGGCGCCCGCGCTGCCGGTGACGGCCGTGACGACCGGGTCGCGCTCCGCCGCGGGCAGATCTCCCAGCCGGCTGTCGAGATCGGCCGCGAGGGAGGTGAACAGCACGGTGCCGAGGATCGCGACGCCGAGGGCCGAGCCGATCTGGCGGGCGGTGCTCTGCGTGCCCGAGGCCTGGCCGCTGTGGTCGACGGGGACGTCGGCGAGGACGACGTTCGTCACCTGGGAGCTGGCCAGGCCGATGCCCAGACCGTAGACGAACAGCAGCCCGGCGATGAGCCACGCGCCGGTGTCGACGCTCAGGACCAGGCCCAGGGCGAGCACGCCCGCGAGCTCGAGCGCCACGCCGAGGCGCAGCATGCCGACCGCGCTCATACGACGCGACAGGCCGCTGACCATGCCCGTCGCCAGGAACGAGC from Microbacter sp. GSS18 harbors:
- a CDS encoding 1,4-dihydroxy-2-naphthoate polyprenyltransferase, coding for MATSSKKRKKSTPKRRTPRGNPQKPQQSASPRSVAPATFGDWVGAARLRTLPLAVTPILIGTGAAMIVTDVMHWVIALACLVVAVALQIGVNYANDYSDGVRGTDDHRVGPARLTASRKAKPRTVLIVAFAFFGLAALAGLAITIRTQQWWLIALGAVCIVAAWFYTGGKRPYGYAALGEVFVFVFFGLVATLGTTWVQAFALPQEAWFGAVGAGLIACAVLLANNLRDISQDREAGKRTLTVLIGRTATRWLFSILLLGAFAIAAWLALFYPIAWLTMLALLAALPAILIVWTYRNPNELVVALGLTSLTSVAYGAFLFWAFIG
- a CDS encoding DUF4229 domain-containing protein codes for the protein MKARPVLVYSALRLLAFLVPFGLLMLLPIGRELYWLSAIFAALIGLSLSMLFLRRPLDEVTAGMAERREAARAARRDEDDEDAAADALESDAQTATADSAPAEERRDDS
- a CDS encoding 1,4-dihydroxy-2-naphthoyl-CoA synthase, producing the protein MSVSELFDPSEWTPAPGAEEYTDITAHVSTDGRIARIAFDRPAVRNAFRPHTVDELYRALDIARQDPKVGVVLLTGNGPSPKDGGWAFCSGGDQRIRGRDGYKYSEDESAVHDPARAGRLHILEVQRLIRFMPKVVIAVIPGWAAGGGHSLHVVCDMSIASAEHGRFKQTDADVGSFDAGYGSAYFARQIGQKFAREVFFLAEEYSAQRAYEMGAVNRVVPHADLEREAVAMARTILTKSPTAIRMLKFAFNAVDDGMVGQQVFAGEATRLAYGTDEAVEGRDAFLQKRDPDWSPYPWHF
- the menD gene encoding 2-succinyl-5-enolpyruvyl-6-hydroxy-3-cyclohexene-1-carboxylic-acid synthase, with product MSGRSPAADAAAALLRRLVTQGVRHVVLSPGSRSQALALVAAELERRGDIALHVRVDERVAGFTALGIGRESGMPAAVVCTSGTAAANLLPAALEAHHAGVPLILLTADRPPELRGVGANQTTRQPGMFSAAARFETDLPVPDEVDPIGDAEQTAMLRDVADQALAAALGAGLWSAGPVHLNLPYREPLSGPLPDWPADGVAEAARPLGSPPDLVERDEPEPGAASGALYQGGGGIGQADVPLAPADDPFVLERGPRTLVVAGADAGGDAETLSHLGGWPLVAEIVSGARYGRLVVHGYRAALADPDLGGRVERAVVFGHPTLSREVAALLSRDDIEVVAVRGPGEPLNLNGATVAVDSLAVAAGPPDRAWLGAWMTASRAAAVDLSAPAPDAAGLASAVPEERLGAIASEMAAIRQTVDRRMLVDAVWRATWPHDRLVFGSSRLVRIADAVLPGKKVPVHANRGLAGIDGTIATATGVAVASQAAGSPGVTRVLLGDLATVHDAGALALPEREQTPRMQVIVGDDGGGTIFDTLEVADTVGAETLDRVMYTPQPVDFAALAAAYGWEHHVVTTRAALDQLLTSPVAGRQLIVVPLER
- a CDS encoding LLM class F420-dependent oxidoreductase, which codes for MLLDTPVRLGVQLPPQHVTYPQIRDAVLRLEDMGVDILFNWDHFYPLSGDPDGLHFEGWTMLAAWAELTERVEFGALVNCNSYRNPDLQADMARTIDHISAKDGGTGRFIFGTGSGWFERDYDEYGYEFGTAGSRLDDLAEGLQRIEKRWDVLNPAPTRDIPILIGGAGEQKTLRLVARHADIWHSFVRPEGLAHKLDVIERWAEKEGRDTSDLIVSNELQRRGVDAAEALFDGGTRLFTLGFPGPDFDFDVVQGWLDWRDAKNAG
- a CDS encoding AMP-binding protein, producing MKLEPITADDPREITARLRDALDGTGPALGLGLVRPRAVEAPHGTAVVVTTSGSTGIPKSVVLSADALTASAHATAARVGEGSWLLALPAGYVAGLQVLVRSILAGREPTVLEDAFTPERFADAALMMVRGPLGGSTATYTSLVPAQLTRLLDAAEDDRAVLAALRSFEQILVGGQALPPATLERAQDAGVRVVRTYGSSETSGGCVYDGVALDGVDVAIAGGEVRIAGPTLATGYLGDPELTDAVFVRDADGTRWYRTGDAGILEDGVLRVRGRLDNVIVSGGINISLDRVEHVVRTIPGLSGAVVVGVPDQRWGEASVIVAARGEALRRPEATQLEEARTAVGRTVGAHARPARLVLVDALATLPSGKPDRESIRRAVAALR
- a CDS encoding PLD nuclease N-terminal domain-containing protein, which translates into the protein MARALVIGALVAAAFWVYSIVDCAVQHPTRHRGVGKPAWIAIVVLLPVIGGILWFVVGRARASKLQVPRAPDDDPEFLGTIGSISDQDERIRRLEEELALLDAEDDFGPDGPATPPISSAGTGAAEPPTRSNDPDDDGRGQRGAHG
- a CDS encoding pentapeptide repeat-containing protein; the protein is MSASPATEPATTDARGLRGFVRRNRDDLWLELIGGVILALVVSLVMFAIDQASSDSREAHAESLSNSIFVREAVMGGNDLLPFSALNLQGAQLSGLELAGADFSDADLRDAELKRSDLTGANLVEADLAGADLAGAVLAGADLTEARMDGTEVSGVDFTGATLTDADLTLAFYVAGEPPVGLADIGLLRVAPASDTDD
- a CDS encoding NAD(P)H-dependent oxidoreductase, with amino-acid sequence MSGLDGAPAAYDDLRAVFINGTLKPSPELSHTQGLMDHSMDLMRSQGVAVDGIRFVDHDVASGVYPDMREHGWKTDAWPDEIWPRIAAADILVVGGPLWLGDNSSQTRKIIERLYSMSGLLNDDGQYIYYGKTGGAIITGNEDGVKHASSSILYALQHIGFMIPPNADAGWIGAIGPGPSYLDPGSGGPESDFTNRNTTFMTWNLLHTARMLKDAGGLPAWGNVRKAWDRGEHFGFDAANPEYR
- a CDS encoding polyphosphate kinase 2 family protein, whose protein sequence is MIAKSQKNWTDDVAELLRVRDGFVLSGVDPRSTPAYDGGKDDGKDDLSSGAADFEEYQERLFAASQSETTSGSVLLVLQAMDSAGKGGIVRHVVGAGNPQGVDVTAFKKPTEEELEHDFLWRIAKHSPGPGRIAVFDRSHYEDVLVAKVRELADPDEIERRYDAINEFEKTLFEAGTRIVKVMLHISYEEQRDRLMARLDRSEKQWKFNPGDVDERVLWPHYMSAYQTVFDRTSTPYAPWHVVPADRKWYARLAVQNLLLQALDDIDPQWPDADYDIAQERARLAAS